The genomic window TAGCGGATGCCGCGTGCCTCTAGAGCGCGCAGTTCGTCGTACCAGGCGGCCCGGGTGGAGTCGCTGACCTGCGGGTCGGGGAGCAGGGAGCGGCGGGTACAGTTCACCAGGGCCTGGAGGGTTTGGTAGCGGCGGGTGTCCTCGATGGCGGGCGGAATGTGGTCGCGGACGATGGCTTCCACGTCGGCGAGTTCGAGCTTGCTGGCGACGGACTTGGCCTTGAGATGGGACCGCAGCGACGCGAACGAGGCCGCCGAATAGCCACGGGTGAGCTCATCGAGGCGGCGCAAGGGATCTTGGACCTGCGTCGCGGTTGCCGGCGGCGTAGCGACGTCCGAGTATTTGGCGGCGTCCTGGAGGCCGACGGCTTTGAGCACCCAGCGGAGGAATTCCTGCCGGTCTTCGCCTTCGGGATCGAGAACTGGGATGATCAAGTCGCCGACGCGGCCGGGGCGGCGGATATCGGGCGAGAGCAAATGAATCCGCGCGGTCATCAGCAGCCAGATGATGCGGCCGCGGAGCTTGGTGTCGGACATCATCTGTTGAATCTTGCCGGTCAGGCGGCGTTCCGTTTCATGGGCGTCCTGGCCGACGCCGCCGAATTGGGTGTCGGCCTCGTCGACAAAAATCACCGCTTTGACGAGCGCTTCGAGCACGCGGCGCAGGCGTTCGAAGATGACGTCGGTCTGGCCGAACCATTGACTGCGGATGTTCTTCAGCACCAGCACCGGCAGATCCAATTCGGAGGCCGCGGCCTCGAAGATGAACGTCTTGCCGCCGCCGATAGGTCCGGCGACGGCCGCGCCACTTAGAGCATCGTCGCCGGTGGTGCGGAAGCGCGGGAGGAGTTCGGACTGGATGAAATCCTTGAGCTTGGTGAAGCCGACTACGTCGGTAAGGCGATGGCTCGGCTTTTTGAATTCGATCACGTCGTCGCCGAGTTGCGCGCGGATGAAATCCTCGACTTTGGCAATCACCGCGGCGGCGGAGAGCGTTTCGCCACTATGCGCTGCGCCGATCAAC from Planctomycetia bacterium includes these protein-coding regions:
- a CDS encoding ATP-binding protein — its product is MANAAPQYGFFTELARIINAGQSRSLLVTGNIHDLYFLSGENGGEYQPLVEFLCSKCAVPGLIRVVYELNGPIRILDEQHRLSIRNSWVSWRAAREVDDLALAALSSKRDQAQREMLENEFDALVRDAIGKPTVALELLRQISLCSRTLTPQGRPYLAENLFIVIEGADILLPAGDGDLSRLSASDRHRVTVVQDWFSDPGFMNADDSVILLAESRSEVHPRVARLPAVLSVEVPAPDMAARQHYIEWFVDSAAKVTVGRKMPVPKLWAGPAELAQFTAGLSVHALRQLLIGAAHSGETLSAAAVIAKVEDFIRAQLGDDVIEFKKPSHRLTDVVGFTKLKDFIQSELLPRFRTTGDDALSGAAVAGPIGGGKTFIFEAAASELDLPVLVLKNIRSQWFGQTDVIFERLRRVLEALVKAVIFVDEADTQFGGVGQDAHETERRLTGKIQQMMSDTKLRGRIIWLLMTARIHLLSPDIRRPGRVGDLIIPVLDPEGEDRQEFLRWVLKAVGLQDAAKYSDVATPPATATQVQDPLRRLDELTRGYSAASFASLRSHLKAKSVASKLELADVEAIVRDHIPPAIEDTRRYQTLQALVNCTRRSLLPDPQVSDSTRAAWYDELRALEARGIR